In a single window of the Gossypium hirsutum isolate 1008001.06 chromosome A13, Gossypium_hirsutum_v2.1, whole genome shotgun sequence genome:
- the LOC107902301 gene encoding uncharacterized protein, with the protein MENGNINYDHVGNDLVTQALLRALNRVAKAPIGGVSRGTIAERLRSNVVELFRGIAGITPIVAEYWMETTEKILEDLECTPEQKLKGVVSMLRDKAYRWWQPVVRGTLPECIDWAYFQEAFQGMYVGPRYMGARRLEFIKLKQGDKTVSEYKAEFLEPSMVASEQEKSFHFQEGLRYDLKVQVAPHQETVFEALVEKTKIIEEIKCVECKRKGKHRDHPKREMGPTGPNL; encoded by the coding sequence ATGGAAAATGGGAATATTAATTATGACCATGTTGGGAATGATCTAGTAACTCAGGCTCTATTGAGGGCTTTGAATAGGGTTGCTAAGGCTCCAATAGGAGGTGTTAGTCGTGGGACGATTGCTGAAAGGCTCCGTTCTAATGTGGTAGAATTGTTTAGGGGTATTGCTGGAATTACTCCTattgtggctgagtactggatggAAACCACTGAAAAAATTTTGGAGGATTTAGAATGCACTCCTGAGCAGAAACTTAAGGGCGTCGTGTCTATGTTAAGGGATAAGGCATACCGATGGTGGCAACCAGTGGTTAGAGGAACGCTACCAGAATGTATTGATTGGGCTTATTTTCAGGAGGCCTTTCAGGGTATGTATGTGGGCCCTCGTTATATGGGGGCCCGACGTTTGGAATTTATTAAACTTAAACAAGGAGACAAGACAGTTTCTGAGTATAAGGCGGAATTTCTTGAACCTAGTATGGTAGCGTCTGAGCAGGAAAAGAGTTTCCATTTTCAGGAAGGTCTAAGGTATGACCTCAAGGTTCAGGTAGCTCCACACCAAGAGACTGTGTTTGAGGCTTTGGTCGAGAAGACCAAAATTATTGAGGAGATTAAATGCGTGGAATGCAAGAGGAAAGGGAAACATAGGGATCATCCCAAAAGAGAAATGGGCCCTACTGGCCCAAATCTGTGA
- the LOC107940796 gene encoding protein BASIC PENTACYSTEINE4, which translates to MDGAGQLENGRYKLDRYKGAHPPWNMMLQHHVKEQSNALVMNKKIMSILAERDAAIRERNIAVSERKEALAARDEALQQRDKALAERDSALIERDNALAVLQCRENAKNFPFGSGIQRGRTCMHLSYHSSDMDETLNHEMHVTNALPVSTIPSAEGKSCPVKRTKVNKAVSSKSPRKIKKVAEDLNRQVDTEVRKCKSEWNSEHIGLSLINFDETKISVPVCSCTGVPRHCYKWGNGGWQSSCCTTSISSYPLPQMPNKRHARVGGRKMSGSVFTKLLSRLAAEGYDVSKPLDLKTYWARHGTNRYITIK; encoded by the exons ATGGATGGTGCTGGACAGCTAGAAAATGGGAGATATAAGCTAGATCGCTACAAAGGAGCACACCCTCCG TGGAACATGATGCTACAGCACCATGTGAAGGAACAAAGCAATGCCTTggtaatgaataaaaaaatcatgtCTATCCTTGCTGAGCGGGATGCTGCTATTCGAGAACGGAACATTGCTGTTTCTGAAAGGAAGGAAGCCCTTGCTGCGCGAGATGAGGCCCTCCAGCAGCGGGATAAGGCACTTGCTGAGCGGGATAGTGCCTTAATTGAGAGAGATAATGCTTTAGCTGTGCTGCAGTGCCGGGAAAATGCCAAGAACTTCCCATTTGGTAGTGGCATTCAGAGAGGAAGAACATGCATGCACCTTTCATATCATTCAAGTGATATGGATGAAACTCTCAATCATGAAATGCACGTTACTAATGCCCTCCCAGTATCTACCATCCCTTCTGCAGAAGGCAAGTCTTGTCCTGTAAAGCGGACAAAGGTGAATAAAGCTGTTTCGTCAAAGTCACCACGAAAGATTAAGAAAGTGGCTGAGGATTTAAATAGACAAGTTGATACGGAGGTAAGGAAGTGTAAATCTGAGTGGAATAGTGAGCATATTGGATTGAGCTTGATAAACTTTGACGAAACCAAAATTTCTGTGCCAGTTTGCTCCTGCACAGGAGTTCCCCGACATTGCTACAAGTGGGGAAATGGTGGATGGCAGTCATCTTGTTGCACTACCAGCATATCATCATACCCATTGCCACAGATGCCAAACAAGCGGCATGCCCGAGTGGGTGGGCGTAAGATGAGTGGTAGTGTGTTCACAAAGTTACTCAGTCGTCTGGCTGCTGAAGGCTACGATGTTTCAAAACCGCTGGATCTGAAGACCTACTGGGCTAGACATGGGACAAATCGCTACATCACCATCAAGTAA